A region of Paraburkholderia sp. BL23I1N1 DNA encodes the following proteins:
- a CDS encoding zinc-binding alcohol dehydrogenase family protein, whose translation MLTVICETPGVLRTETRSRPLRDRGEVLLRVRRVGVCGTDLHIFTGNQPFLAYPRVMGHELSGTVEEADADSGLAVGDPVYVMPYLSCGQCIACRNGKTNCCVNIQVLGVHRDGALTEYLSLPRQFVHKAEGITLDQAAMIEFLAIGAHAVRRADVQTGQRVLVVGAGPIGMAAMIFSRLRGATVTALDTRLDRLNFCAEKIEVTATVQIGDADVDALTKLTDGEFFDVVFDATGNPAAMERGFEFIAHGGKYVLISVVRDQITFSDPEFHKREATLIGSRNATAEDFETVLRAMSAGQVPDAALNTHRMKLADVPTEFSKLLEPSAGVVKAIIEC comes from the coding sequence ATGCTCACCGTTATTTGTGAAACTCCCGGCGTACTACGCACTGAGACGCGCTCAAGGCCATTGCGCGACCGCGGCGAAGTGTTGCTACGAGTGCGACGCGTCGGCGTATGCGGCACTGACCTGCACATCTTTACCGGCAATCAGCCATTTCTCGCCTACCCTCGCGTGATGGGACACGAACTGTCGGGGACGGTCGAAGAAGCCGATGCGGATTCCGGCCTCGCCGTCGGCGACCCGGTCTACGTGATGCCCTATCTGTCATGCGGTCAGTGCATTGCCTGCAGGAACGGAAAAACGAACTGCTGCGTGAATATTCAGGTATTGGGCGTGCATCGGGACGGCGCATTGACGGAGTATCTAAGTTTGCCGCGTCAGTTCGTTCACAAGGCTGAAGGAATCACACTCGATCAGGCGGCAATGATCGAGTTTCTCGCCATTGGCGCGCACGCGGTTCGTCGCGCAGACGTTCAGACTGGACAGCGCGTGCTGGTAGTCGGTGCAGGTCCGATCGGTATGGCCGCAATGATCTTTTCACGTCTGCGCGGGGCCACGGTGACGGCACTCGATACACGACTCGATCGTCTGAACTTCTGCGCCGAGAAAATTGAAGTGACGGCTACCGTGCAAATCGGTGATGCCGACGTCGACGCGCTGACGAAACTCACCGACGGCGAATTCTTCGACGTGGTCTTCGATGCGACGGGCAATCCGGCTGCCATGGAGCGCGGCTTCGAGTTTATTGCGCACGGCGGGAAATACGTGCTGATTTCCGTGGTGAGAGACCAGATCACTTTCTCCGATCCGGAGTTCCACAAACGCGAAGCCACCTTGATCGGAAGCCGCAATGCGACAGCGGAAGATTTCGAAACCGTGCTCAGGGCCATGAGTGCCGGTCAGGTGCCCGACGCGGCACTCAACACACACCG
- a CDS encoding L-rhamnose mutarotase: MQRMGMVIGIDPQHIDEYKRLHAQVWPAVLDRLKRSNVTRYSIFLREPENLLFGYWEYVGTDYESDMAEIANDPATQRWWSLCSPCQKPLPSRASSEHWARMEEVFYLE, translated from the coding sequence ATGCAACGCATGGGAATGGTCATCGGTATCGATCCGCAGCACATCGACGAATACAAACGCCTGCATGCGCAGGTGTGGCCGGCAGTGCTCGATCGCCTGAAACGTTCGAATGTCACCCGCTACTCGATTTTCCTGCGGGAGCCAGAGAACCTGTTGTTCGGTTACTGGGAATACGTCGGAACTGACTATGAAAGCGATATGGCCGAGATTGCCAACGACCCGGCAACACAACGCTGGTGGAGCCTGTGCAGTCCGTGCCAGAAACCGTTGCCGAGTCGTGCGTCGTCGGAACACTGGGCACGGATGGAAGAGGTCTTTTACCTCGAATAG
- a CDS encoding amidohydrolase translates to MSLRIDAHHHFWHLAARVGHWPPASLGAIYRDFGPADFEPLLERCGIDGTVLVQSLPDSQDTGFLLELAERHSFIRGVVGWINLKAPDAPQQIDALARHPKLKALRPMLQDLADDNWIDDPALRPAITAMLANDLAFDALVVPRQLPGLVAFARRYPGLRIVIDHMAKPLIAIGQLEPWRTDMADLAKLANVHCKLSGLWTEAPPDTDIAAFEPYVEMLFRLFGTYRLLWGSDWPVQRLATHFGDYAGWLATCEDYCDRYAGDENKDAVFGGNAYRFYRLEE, encoded by the coding sequence GTGAGCCTGCGCATCGACGCACATCACCATTTCTGGCACCTCGCGGCGCGTGTAGGGCATTGGCCACCTGCCAGTCTCGGAGCGATCTATCGAGACTTTGGGCCGGCCGATTTTGAACCGCTGCTTGAACGATGCGGCATCGACGGAACCGTCCTGGTTCAGTCCTTACCGGACAGCCAGGACACCGGGTTCCTGCTCGAACTGGCGGAGCGTCATTCTTTTATTCGCGGGGTGGTGGGATGGATCAACCTGAAAGCACCGGACGCGCCGCAACAGATCGATGCTTTAGCCCGCCACCCGAAGCTGAAAGCGCTGCGGCCGATGCTGCAGGATCTTGCAGACGACAACTGGATCGACGACCCGGCATTGCGACCGGCGATTACCGCGATGCTCGCAAATGACCTTGCATTTGATGCTCTGGTTGTTCCGCGTCAGCTCCCCGGTTTGGTCGCGTTCGCGAGGCGTTACCCCGGACTTCGGATTGTTATAGATCATATGGCCAAGCCACTGATCGCTATCGGCCAACTGGAGCCGTGGCGAACCGACATGGCGGATCTGGCCAAACTCGCAAACGTACATTGCAAGCTGTCCGGCTTATGGACGGAAGCGCCGCCGGATACCGATATTGCCGCTTTCGAGCCCTACGTAGAAATGCTATTCCGACTGTTCGGCACATATCGTCTTCTGTGGGGAAGTGACTGGCCGGTCCAGCGTCTCGCAACACATTTCGGCGACTACGCCGGTTGGCTTGCCACCTGTGAAGATTACTGTGACCGGTATGCGGGCGATGAGAACAAAGACGCTGTATTCGGTGGCAACGCTTATCGCTTCTACCGGCTCGAAGAATAG
- a CDS encoding aldo/keto reductase, with amino-acid sequence MKAADLRDLSRGAVQLSALGMGCSQLGGLYRTMPPEQARALMDEAWSLGLRYFDTAPYYGYTLSERRVGDALSARPRNEFVLSTKVGRLLRPDPTVQCGDDGWAEPLPFRPHYDYTFDGVTRSFEDSQQRLGFPQIDLLYVHDVGRMTHGDANVEFWRQLTEGGGFRALDTLRSAGQVKVIGLGVNEWQIVHEAMQEIQLDVALLAGRYTLLEQDCLSPFLDDCVRHGNSIVAGGVFNSGVLAGNGKFNYGDAPAAVVSRVHRLAEVCREFEVPLPAAALQFPLAHPAVVSRVVGARSVEQLRQNVTWFEQVLPAGLWQELKSNGLIADTAPVPEGVQ; translated from the coding sequence ATGAAAGCAGCTGATCTGCGTGATCTGTCGCGTGGGGCAGTGCAACTGAGCGCACTCGGTATGGGCTGTTCGCAACTTGGCGGCCTGTATCGCACGATGCCGCCGGAACAGGCGCGCGCGCTGATGGACGAAGCATGGTCGCTCGGTCTGCGCTATTTCGACACTGCGCCGTACTACGGGTACACGCTGTCGGAGCGCCGCGTGGGCGACGCGCTGTCAGCGCGGCCGCGCAACGAATTCGTGCTGAGTACGAAAGTCGGCAGGCTTCTTCGGCCGGACCCGACTGTTCAATGCGGCGATGACGGCTGGGCCGAGCCGCTTCCTTTCCGGCCGCATTACGACTACACCTTCGATGGCGTCACGAGGTCTTTCGAAGACAGCCAGCAGCGTCTCGGCTTTCCGCAGATCGATCTACTGTATGTGCATGACGTCGGTCGAATGACACATGGGGACGCAAACGTCGAATTCTGGAGACAGCTGACCGAGGGAGGGGGCTTTCGCGCACTCGACACGCTGCGAAGTGCAGGGCAGGTCAAAGTCATCGGTCTTGGCGTGAATGAATGGCAGATTGTGCATGAAGCCATGCAGGAGATACAGCTCGATGTGGCGTTACTCGCGGGCCGTTATACGCTCCTCGAGCAGGATTGTCTGTCGCCGTTTCTCGACGATTGCGTACGGCATGGGAATTCGATCGTGGCCGGCGGTGTGTTCAATTCCGGCGTGCTGGCAGGTAATGGCAAGTTCAATTACGGGGACGCCCCCGCCGCTGTCGTGTCGCGCGTCCACCGGCTGGCTGAGGTTTGCCGCGAATTCGAGGTCCCGTTACCCGCTGCGGCACTGCAGTTTCCGCTTGCGCATCCCGCGGTTGTGTCGCGCGTGGTGGGCGCGCGCAGTGTCGAACAACTCCGGCAGAACGTCACGTGGTTTGAGCAGGTGCTGCCAGCCGGATTGTGGCAGGAGCTGAAGTCGAATGGTCTGATTGCGGACACCGCACCTGTGCCCGAGGGTGTCCAGTGA
- a CDS encoding ABC transporter substrate-binding protein: MRKTYLALAAAVLTAVMAHANAAGGEIAVIVKTANSNYWQNVQKGATEGMKGLNGYTMTFQGPATESAVADEVNMVENAVNRHVAAIVLAPSDPDALVPAMKKAWEAKIPVVLIDSLVSDSGKQYYQSFLSTDNAKAGELCAKAMIDRVGQTGKVAVMSYVAGAGSEIGRVGGFRKYLAQHSKLQIVGPFYSQSQMATALNQTTDVLSANPDLKGIFGANEPTAVGVGRALAQSGKAGKVVAIGFDGNQDLQGFVKDGTIQAIAVQGSYQMGYKGVKTAVEVIEHKPVTKQLDTGVVMVDKSNIDQPAAKNVLY; this comes from the coding sequence ATGAGAAAGACATATCTGGCATTGGCCGCCGCAGTTTTGACCGCTGTGATGGCGCATGCGAATGCGGCGGGCGGAGAGATCGCCGTAATCGTCAAGACGGCCAACTCGAATTACTGGCAGAACGTGCAAAAGGGTGCAACGGAGGGCATGAAAGGGCTGAACGGCTACACGATGACGTTTCAGGGACCGGCGACCGAGTCAGCCGTGGCGGACGAGGTCAATATGGTCGAGAACGCGGTGAACCGGCATGTCGCGGCGATCGTGCTCGCGCCGTCCGATCCCGATGCACTGGTCCCGGCAATGAAGAAGGCCTGGGAGGCAAAGATTCCGGTTGTCCTGATCGACTCGCTCGTGTCCGATTCCGGCAAGCAGTATTACCAGTCGTTTCTCTCGACCGATAATGCCAAGGCCGGCGAGTTGTGCGCCAAAGCGATGATTGACCGTGTCGGACAGACAGGGAAAGTCGCTGTGATGTCGTACGTCGCCGGCGCGGGTTCCGAGATTGGCCGCGTGGGCGGGTTCCGGAAGTATCTCGCGCAGCACTCGAAGCTGCAGATTGTCGGACCGTTCTACTCGCAGTCGCAGATGGCGACCGCGCTCAATCAGACGACCGACGTACTGTCGGCCAATCCGGATCTGAAGGGCATCTTCGGTGCGAATGAACCGACTGCTGTGGGGGTGGGGCGCGCGTTGGCGCAGTCCGGGAAAGCCGGCAAGGTCGTCGCGATCGGCTTTGACGGCAACCAGGACCTCCAGGGCTTCGTCAAGGACGGAACCATCCAGGCAATCGCTGTTCAGGGCTCCTATCAGATGGGCTACAAAGGCGTCAAAACGGCGGTGGAGGTCATCGAACACAAGCCGGTTACGAAGCAACTGGATACCGGTGTCGTGATGGTCGACAAGAGCAACATCGATCAGCCGGCCGCGAAGAACGTGTTGTATTGA
- a CDS encoding ABC transporter permease translates to MLEITSEQTASVDTSAKLRRRDLIQKFAALGSLIMLVVVFSLTSSAFFSVDNGMTVALQVTSIAYLGVAATCVIITGGIDLSVGSVLALSGVVAALLVKAGVPIPLGMLGGVVVGGLCGLVNGLCVTRMGLPPFIATLGMMLVARGLALQITGARPVSGLGDAFGELGNGALFRISHIGADGFPDTVFPGIPYPVIIMVVLAVAVSIMLTRTSLGRHIYAVGSNAEAARLSGVNVRRVTLFTYVLSGVLAGLTGCVLMSRLVTAQPNEGVMYELDAIASAVIGGTSLMGGVGTISGTAIGAFVIGVLRNGLNMNGVSSFVQQIIIGLVILGTVWIDQIRNRR, encoded by the coding sequence ATGCTTGAAATAACATCCGAACAGACCGCTAGTGTCGACACCAGCGCGAAACTCCGCCGTCGTGACCTGATCCAGAAATTTGCCGCGCTCGGCAGTCTGATCATGCTGGTGGTTGTCTTTTCATTGACCAGCTCCGCTTTCTTCTCGGTCGACAATGGCATGACGGTCGCCTTGCAGGTGACGTCGATTGCCTATCTCGGCGTGGCGGCAACCTGCGTGATCATTACGGGCGGAATCGACCTGTCCGTGGGTTCCGTACTCGCGCTGTCCGGTGTGGTCGCCGCGTTGCTGGTCAAGGCTGGCGTGCCGATTCCTCTCGGCATGCTCGGCGGCGTCGTGGTGGGCGGCCTGTGCGGACTCGTTAATGGCCTGTGCGTCACGCGTATGGGTCTGCCGCCTTTTATCGCCACGCTCGGCATGATGCTGGTCGCGCGTGGTCTCGCGCTTCAGATCACTGGCGCGCGCCCGGTTTCGGGACTTGGTGACGCTTTCGGCGAACTCGGAAATGGCGCGTTGTTCCGCATCTCGCATATCGGGGCAGACGGGTTCCCCGATACGGTATTTCCGGGGATACCATATCCCGTGATCATCATGGTCGTGCTGGCGGTGGCCGTGTCGATCATGCTGACGCGTACCTCGCTTGGCCGCCACATCTACGCAGTCGGATCGAATGCCGAAGCTGCGCGGCTCTCCGGCGTCAATGTCCGACGCGTCACCTTATTTACCTATGTGCTGTCCGGCGTGCTCGCCGGTCTGACGGGTTGCGTGCTGATGTCGCGCCTCGTCACAGCGCAACCAAACGAAGGCGTCATGTACGAGCTCGATGCGATCGCCAGCGCCGTGATTGGCGGGACGTCCCTGATGGGCGGTGTCGGCACGATTTCGGGTACGGCCATTGGTGCGTTCGTCATCGGCGTGCTGCGCAATGGCCTGAACATGAACGGCGTATCGAGTTTCGTCCAGCAAATCATTATCGGACTGGTCATTCTCGGAACGGTCTGGATCGACCAGATCAGAAACCGTCGATAA
- a CDS encoding sugar ABC transporter ATP-binding protein — MSAELAPRAVDGFASKEPPELLKLSGLGKRFPGVVALEDVHFELRRGEVHAICGENGAGKSTLMKIVSGQYQPDAGTIVFRGMERRFASSLEAQEAGIAIIHQELNLVPHLSIAENIYLAREPKRGPFIDRARLNGNAQRALARIGLSLPPTRLVGTLSIAQQQMVEIAKALSLDAQALIMDEPTSSLTESETMHLFRIIKELRESGVGIVYISHRLDEMKQIVDRVTVLRDGHHISTNDFAATSMDEIVARMVGRALNDAYPPRRSVPTQEVLLRVDNLSRAPAFGPVSFELRRGEILGFAGLMGAGRSEVARAIFGADQPDGGEIHIGSERVSIRSPIDAIRHGIAYLSEDRKSDGLALKMPVATNITLANIAAVSGRAGFIRFAEEAGIARRYVETLGIRTPTVHQLTRNLSGGNQQKVVIGKWLFRKSKILFFDEPTRGIDVGAKYAIYTLMDQLAAQGIGVVLISSELPEILGMSDRVAVFHEGRIATILETRHTNQEEIMHFASGRNHA; from the coding sequence TTGAGCGCTGAACTGGCCCCGCGCGCGGTGGACGGCTTCGCTTCGAAGGAACCTCCGGAGCTATTGAAACTCAGCGGGCTGGGCAAGCGGTTCCCCGGTGTCGTTGCACTGGAGGACGTGCACTTCGAATTGCGCCGCGGCGAAGTGCACGCGATTTGTGGCGAAAACGGCGCGGGCAAGTCGACCTTGATGAAAATCGTCAGCGGCCAATACCAGCCGGATGCCGGCACGATCGTTTTTCGCGGCATGGAAAGGCGGTTCGCGTCCTCACTCGAGGCACAGGAAGCAGGCATTGCGATCATTCACCAGGAACTGAATCTGGTGCCGCACCTGTCGATTGCGGAAAACATTTACCTGGCACGCGAGCCCAAACGCGGACCGTTCATCGATCGCGCACGACTGAATGGGAACGCCCAGCGCGCGCTCGCCCGCATTGGATTGTCGTTGCCACCCACCAGGCTGGTGGGGACGCTGTCGATCGCCCAGCAACAGATGGTCGAAATCGCCAAGGCTCTCTCGCTCGACGCCCAGGCGCTGATCATGGACGAGCCCACTTCGTCGCTCACGGAATCCGAAACCATGCACCTGTTCCGGATCATCAAGGAGTTGCGCGAGAGTGGGGTCGGCATTGTCTACATCTCTCATCGTCTCGATGAAATGAAGCAGATCGTCGACCGCGTGACGGTGCTGCGCGACGGACACCACATTTCAACGAACGATTTCGCGGCGACCAGCATGGATGAGATCGTCGCGCGGATGGTCGGCCGGGCGCTGAATGATGCGTACCCGCCGCGCCGCTCGGTCCCGACGCAGGAGGTGCTGTTGCGTGTCGACAATCTGTCGCGCGCACCGGCATTTGGGCCGGTTTCGTTTGAACTGAGGCGAGGCGAGATTCTCGGCTTCGCCGGTTTGATGGGCGCAGGCCGGTCCGAAGTGGCACGGGCGATTTTCGGCGCTGACCAGCCGGACGGCGGCGAGATTCATATCGGGAGCGAGCGCGTCTCGATCCGCTCGCCTATCGATGCGATCCGCCACGGTATCGCGTATCTGTCGGAAGACCGCAAGAGCGACGGCCTCGCGCTGAAGATGCCGGTCGCGACCAACATCACGCTGGCAAATATCGCGGCGGTGTCGGGTCGCGCCGGCTTCATCCGCTTCGCCGAAGAAGCGGGCATCGCACGGCGTTACGTCGAAACGCTCGGCATCCGCACGCCGACGGTCCATCAACTCACGCGCAACCTGTCTGGCGGCAATCAGCAGAAGGTTGTCATCGGCAAATGGCTGTTTCGCAAATCGAAGATTCTGTTCTTCGACGAGCCCACGCGTGGGATCGATGTCGGCGCGAAATACGCGATCTACACGCTGATGGATCAGCTCGCCGCGCAGGGCATTGGCGTCGTGCTGATCAGTTCGGAATTGCCTGAAATTCTCGGCATGTCCGATCGCGTCGCGGTATTCCACGAAGGCCGGATCGCCACGATCCTGGAGACGCGCCACACCAATCAGGAAGAAATCATGCACTTCGCATCGGGACGAAACCATGCTTGA
- a CDS encoding FadR/GntR family transcriptional regulator produces MKQTEPKRLYQLVADQIRGLIHGGDFPPGSRLPAERDLSQQLGVSRPSLREALIALEIGGSVETRMGSGVYVRDTANESEGSLAVLGESPTEIMQARAVIEGSLVVLASTRLTAASLDRLRRSVDAMHRLASAGKSPLEPDRQFHLIIAETAGNTVLSRYVADLFDARRDPIGARISELAENTATWMAAVEEHDKVLHALQAGDPLAAEAAMRSHLKASEERWVGSDIKKIAPNDTDGKAGRVRLG; encoded by the coding sequence ATGAAACAGACCGAGCCAAAGCGGCTTTACCAGTTGGTCGCCGACCAGATTCGCGGCCTCATCCACGGAGGGGATTTCCCTCCGGGCTCGAGACTGCCAGCTGAGCGCGACTTGTCGCAGCAACTGGGTGTTTCGCGCCCGTCGCTGCGCGAGGCGTTGATCGCCCTCGAAATCGGCGGCAGCGTCGAGACCCGCATGGGTTCGGGCGTCTATGTGCGCGACACTGCAAACGAAAGCGAAGGATCGCTGGCGGTACTAGGCGAAAGCCCGACGGAAATCATGCAGGCGCGGGCCGTGATCGAAGGCAGCCTCGTCGTGCTCGCGAGCACGCGGCTCACAGCCGCATCTCTGGACCGGTTGCGGCGCAGCGTGGATGCGATGCATCGCCTCGCCTCCGCCGGCAAATCTCCTCTGGAACCAGACCGGCAATTCCACCTCATCATCGCGGAAACGGCTGGCAACACGGTGTTGAGCCGGTACGTGGCCGATCTGTTTGACGCGAGGCGGGATCCGATCGGGGCAAGGATTAGCGAACTCGCCGAAAATACGGCCACATGGATGGCTGCCGTTGAAGAGCACGATAAAGTCCTGCATGCACTGCAAGCGGGAGACCCGCTTGCCGCGGAAGCAGCGATGCGATCGCATCTGAAAGCTTCTGAAGAGCGTTGGGTCGGAAGTGACATCAAGAAAATCGCGCCCAACGATACGGACGGTAAAGCTGGCCGCGTACGACTGGGTTGA